The following proteins are encoded in a genomic region of Sulfurimonas sp. C5:
- a CDS encoding thiosulfate oxidation carrier protein SoxY: MERRQFLSMTLGALALAVVPASVRAEDFRKSKPAVWSAHTVDEAIKAMYGKTDLTMSGIKLTAANVASDSPKKAVASNGGAIPVDFSVSVPAKTVAVFQDANPEAAVCVFTVTKYDAMDYSIKIKMAKSGTITIVAEGTDGKLYAAKQTLDVALGGCEG; this comes from the coding sequence ATGGAAAGAAGACAATTTTTAAGTATGACTTTAGGTGCATTAGCTTTAGCTGTTGTACCTGCAAGCGTAAGAGCTGAGGATTTCAGAAAATCTAAACCAGCTGTATGGAGTGCTCACACTGTAGATGAAGCTATCAAAGCTATGTATGGTAAAACTGACCTTACTATGAGCGGTATTAAATTAACTGCTGCTAACGTTGCATCTGACAGCCCGAAAAAAGCTGTTGCATCTAACGGTGGTGCTATTCCAGTAGATTTTTCAGTATCTGTTCCTGCTAAAACTGTAGCAGTATTCCAAGATGCTAACCCAGAAGCTGCTGTATGTGTTTTCACAGTAACAAAATACGATGCTATGGATTATTCAATCAAAATCAAAATGGCTAAATCTGGTACTATTACTATCGTAGCTGAAGGTACTGACGGTAAACTTTATGCTGCTAAACAAACTCTAGATGTTGCACTTGGTGGATGTGAAGGTTAA